One stretch of Musicola paradisiaca NCPPB 2511 DNA includes these proteins:
- a CDS encoding ABC transporter substrate-binding protein → MKVRHTLLTAVGGLMLFGASLSSQAESTLRIGLGADPDMLDPHLARTYYGRFVFAALCDRLVDVDEHLKVVPGLATDWSWSDDGKTLTMNLRQGVTFQDGEPFNAEAVKFNIERALTLPGSIRKSEISSIERVDVTGPYQVVFHLKTPDAALLSQLTDRAGAMLAPQAAAKPDFAMHPVCSGPYAFESRVQQDRIVLKRFENYWNKAAYHFDKVVFLPIPDASVRLANLRAGDLDLTEGIAPTDIKTVESNPNLRLAKVTGLGYQGITFNIANGKVEPNSPFRDARVRQAFSLAIDRDALNQVVFEGQFDPANQAFSPVSPYHVNTPISARDVDKAKALLAAAGVKTPVNVVLLVTNNPTAQQAGQVIQAMTGEAGFNVTLQMSEFATLLSRQQSGEYQLSLSGWSGRPDPDGSIFSFIHSKGTLNDGRYSNPQVDEWLTQARQTNDIAARQALYGKVVNQLQTDMPIAYLYFEPRIFGMTNKLNGFTPSPDGLVRLAGVSLK, encoded by the coding sequence ATGAAAGTCCGTCATACGTTGTTGACCGCAGTCGGTGGCCTGATGTTGTTCGGGGCCAGTCTTTCCTCGCAGGCAGAGAGTACCCTTCGTATCGGGCTGGGGGCGGATCCGGACATGCTGGATCCGCATCTGGCGCGAACCTACTACGGCCGTTTCGTGTTCGCCGCGCTGTGCGACCGGCTGGTCGATGTGGACGAGCACCTGAAGGTCGTCCCCGGTCTGGCGACGGACTGGTCGTGGAGCGACGACGGCAAAACCCTGACCATGAACCTGCGGCAGGGGGTGACATTCCAGGACGGCGAGCCGTTCAACGCCGAGGCGGTGAAATTTAATATCGAACGGGCGCTGACCTTGCCGGGGTCGATACGCAAAAGCGAGATCTCCTCTATCGAGCGGGTGGACGTCACCGGGCCTTATCAGGTGGTGTTTCATCTGAAAACCCCGGATGCGGCGTTGCTCAGCCAATTGACCGATCGCGCCGGCGCGATGCTGGCGCCGCAGGCCGCCGCCAAACCGGATTTCGCCATGCATCCGGTGTGCTCCGGGCCATATGCGTTTGAAAGCCGGGTGCAGCAGGATCGCATCGTGCTGAAACGCTTTGAAAACTACTGGAACAAGGCGGCTTACCACTTCGACAAAGTGGTGTTCCTGCCGATCCCCGACGCCTCGGTGCGGCTGGCCAACCTGCGTGCCGGCGATCTGGATCTGACGGAAGGTATCGCTCCGACGGACATCAAAACCGTGGAGTCCAACCCCAACCTGCGTCTGGCGAAGGTGACGGGGCTCGGCTATCAGGGCATCACATTCAATATCGCCAACGGCAAGGTTGAGCCGAACAGCCCTTTCAGGGATGCGCGGGTGCGTCAGGCGTTCTCGCTGGCGATCGATCGCGATGCGCTGAATCAGGTGGTGTTTGAAGGCCAGTTCGACCCGGCCAATCAGGCTTTTTCGCCGGTGAGTCCTTATCACGTCAACACGCCGATCAGTGCGCGTGATGTCGATAAAGCCAAGGCGTTGCTGGCGGCGGCGGGCGTGAAAACACCGGTCAATGTGGTGCTGCTGGTGACGAATAATCCCACGGCGCAACAGGCAGGGCAGGTGATCCAGGCGATGACTGGCGAAGCCGGTTTCAACGTCACGTTGCAGATGAGCGAATTCGCGACGCTGCTGTCCCGCCAGCAGAGCGGCGAGTACCAGCTCAGCCTGTCGGGATGGTCAGGGCGCCCGGATCCGGACGGCAGTATTTTCTCGTTCATCCACAGCAAAGGCACGCTCAACGATGGGCGCTACAGTAACCCGCAGGTGGACGAGTGGCTGACGCAGGCGCGCCAGACCAATGACATCGCCGCCCGTCAGGCGCTGTACGGCAAGGTGGTGAATCAATTGCAGACCGACATGCCGATTGCCTATCTCTACTTCGAGCCGCGCATCTTCGGTATGACCAACAAGCTGAACGGCTTCACGCCGTCGCCGGATGGTCTGGTGCGGCTGGCCGGCGTCAGCCTGAAATAA
- a CDS encoding ABC transporter ATP-binding protein, whose product MNTPILECRDLSKQFPGPVRLLRRTQHITAVDRVSLSVQPGETLAIVGESGSGKSTLGRLLLRLLTASAGQVFYQGEEITRAGGDRLNQLRRELQIIFQDPFASLNPRMTVESLVGEPLWLHTAMARTERRDRVHDLLRTVGLPDAWAQRYPHEFSGGQRQRIGIARALASSPKLLLGDEPVSALDVSVQAQVVNLLEDLKARFGLTMIIVAHGLAVIRHMSDRVAVMYLGQIIELARADELFDAPLHPYTQALIASAPQLQPGLRQSMPVLQGDLPNPAVPPSGCRFHTRCPYVRDECRQLEPIRQVLPGGRQVACHRWQEIHADRSVITVAPPSEAFLRRRALFEQAARHTS is encoded by the coding sequence ATGAACACACCCATTCTTGAGTGCCGCGATTTGAGCAAGCAGTTTCCGGGGCCGGTGCGTCTGTTGCGCCGCACGCAGCACATCACGGCGGTGGATCGCGTTTCGCTGAGCGTTCAGCCCGGCGAAACGCTGGCGATCGTCGGCGAATCCGGTTCCGGCAAATCCACGCTGGGCCGCCTGCTGCTGCGCCTGCTGACGGCGTCCGCCGGGCAGGTGTTTTATCAGGGGGAAGAGATCACCCGCGCCGGCGGCGATCGGCTGAATCAATTGCGGCGCGAGCTACAGATTATTTTTCAGGATCCGTTCGCTTCGCTTAATCCGCGCATGACGGTGGAGAGCCTGGTCGGGGAGCCGCTGTGGCTGCACACCGCGATGGCCCGAACCGAACGGCGCGACCGGGTACACGACCTGTTGCGCACCGTCGGCCTGCCGGACGCCTGGGCGCAGCGCTATCCGCACGAGTTTTCCGGCGGCCAGCGTCAGCGCATCGGCATCGCCCGCGCGCTGGCGTCGTCACCGAAATTGCTGCTGGGCGATGAACCGGTGTCGGCGCTGGATGTGTCGGTGCAGGCGCAGGTGGTGAACCTGCTGGAAGATCTCAAGGCCCGTTTTGGTTTGACCATGATCATTGTGGCGCACGGGCTGGCGGTGATCCGCCACATGAGCGACCGCGTGGCGGTGATGTATCTGGGCCAGATTATTGAACTGGCGCGCGCGGATGAACTGTTCGATGCGCCGTTGCATCCCTACACCCAGGCGCTGATCGCCTCGGCGCCCCAATTACAGCCTGGGTTGCGGCAGTCGATGCCGGTGTTGCAGGGCGATCTGCCCAATCCTGCGGTACCGCCGTCCGGGTGCCGCTTCCATACCCGTTGCCCGTATGTGCGCGACGAGTGCCGCCAGCTTGAGCCGATTCGCCAGGTGTTGCCCGGCGGACGTCAGGTAGCCTGCCATCGCTGGCAGGAAATTCATGCCGATCGCAGCGTGATCACCGTCGCGCCGCCGTCGGAGGCTTTTTTACGTCGCCGGGCCCTGTTCGAACAGGCGGCCCGTCATACATCCTGA
- a CDS encoding ABC transporter ATP-binding protein produces the protein MTHANPEPVLHLRDLQVRFNGSPVTVLDGISLTLQAGETLALVGESGCGKSITSLALMGLLPPGARIVGGEMRFGEHDLRALSPRQYADLRGNRLAMVFQEPMTSLNPAFTLGDQLAEAVMRHRPMRREAALHAALAMLEKVQIPAAAMRLRAWPHQLSGGMRQRVMIAMALINQPSLLIADEPTTALDVTIQAQILTLLNQLQQDTGAAVLMITHDLGVVAEVAQRVAVMYAGQVVETGDVAAIFNDPQHPYTIGLMGAIPSLGQRQQALATIPGQVPLPEAMPAGCRFATRCPFVQPQCHHHKPPLQDLGDQHLVACFRVPLEQHVALEAIA, from the coding sequence ATGACTCATGCGAATCCTGAGCCGGTGCTGCATCTGCGTGATTTGCAGGTGCGGTTTAACGGCTCGCCGGTCACGGTGCTGGACGGCATCAGCCTGACATTACAAGCGGGCGAAACGCTGGCGCTGGTCGGGGAATCCGGCTGCGGCAAGAGCATTACCTCGCTGGCATTGATGGGGTTGTTGCCGCCCGGCGCGCGTATTGTCGGCGGCGAGATGCGTTTTGGCGAGCATGACTTGCGCGCGCTGTCGCCCCGCCAGTACGCGGATCTGCGCGGCAACCGGCTGGCGATGGTGTTTCAGGAGCCGATGACCTCGCTGAACCCGGCGTTCACGCTGGGCGACCAGCTTGCCGAAGCGGTGATGCGCCACCGCCCGATGCGGCGGGAGGCGGCGTTGCACGCGGCGCTGGCGATGCTGGAGAAGGTGCAGATCCCGGCGGCGGCGATGCGTCTGCGCGCCTGGCCGCACCAGCTTTCCGGCGGGATGCGCCAGCGGGTGATGATCGCCATGGCGCTGATTAACCAACCGTCGCTGCTGATCGCCGACGAGCCCACCACCGCGCTGGATGTCACCATTCAGGCGCAGATACTCACGCTGCTCAATCAGTTACAACAGGATACCGGCGCCGCGGTGCTGATGATTACCCACGATCTGGGCGTGGTGGCGGAAGTGGCGCAGCGCGTGGCGGTGATGTACGCCGGGCAGGTGGTGGAAACCGGCGACGTCGCGGCGATTTTCAACGATCCGCAGCACCCGTACACCATCGGGCTGATGGGGGCGATCCCAAGCCTGGGTCAACGCCAACAGGCGCTGGCCACCATTCCCGGGCAGGTGCCGCTGCCGGAGGCGATGCCGGCCGGGTGTCGCTTCGCCACCCGTTGCCCGTTCGTGCAACCGCAGTGCCATCATCACAAGCCGCCGTTGCAGGATCTGGGCGACCAACACCTCGTCGCCTGTTTTCGCGTACCGCTGGAGCAGCATGTCGCGCTGGAGGCGATTGCATGA
- a CDS encoding FadR/GntR family transcriptional regulator yields MSGAKETSANSSSALDTLRHLIQQHDSNPEQPLPAERELAERFGVGRREIRRALDVLEEEGRIWRKQGKGTFVGPSAPVQPLVLQGLPQQSNLLEVMEARLQLEPGLARLAALRASREQIALMERLAERMQTITLTDGDQHELWDSAFHRAIAEAAGNRLMLSLFDAIDAVRREPGWQHLRVRARTPDRLNSYDHHHHRLIQHIAARQPVDAAAVMREHLLALQQALMDAIHSNEDEERS; encoded by the coding sequence ATGAGTGGTGCGAAAGAGACCAGCGCCAATTCCAGTTCGGCGCTGGATACGCTGCGACATCTGATTCAGCAACATGACAGCAATCCAGAGCAACCGCTGCCGGCTGAACGCGAGCTGGCGGAGCGTTTTGGCGTCGGACGCCGTGAAATCCGCCGGGCGCTGGATGTGCTGGAGGAAGAGGGCCGCATCTGGCGCAAACAGGGAAAGGGGACTTTCGTCGGGCCGTCCGCGCCGGTACAACCGCTGGTGCTACAAGGGTTGCCGCAGCAGTCCAATCTGCTGGAGGTGATGGAGGCGCGGTTACAACTGGAGCCGGGGCTGGCGCGGTTGGCGGCGCTGCGCGCCAGCCGGGAGCAGATCGCGTTGATGGAGCGGCTGGCGGAGCGGATGCAGACCATCACCCTGACCGACGGCGATCAGCATGAACTGTGGGACAGCGCCTTTCACCGCGCTATCGCCGAGGCGGCGGGCAACCGGCTGATGCTCAGCCTGTTCGACGCTATCGACGCCGTCCGGCGCGAACCCGGCTGGCAGCACCTGCGTGTCCGGGCGCGCACGCCGGATCGGCTGAACAGTTACGATCATCACCACCATCGCCTGATTCAGCATATCGCTGCGCGTCAGCCGGTCGACGCCGCTGCCGTGATGCGTGAACACCTGCTGGCGTTACAACAGGCATTGATGGACGCCATTCACTCCAATGAGGATGAGGAACGGTCATGA
- a CDS encoding nucleoside recognition domain-containing protein: MSEEVTLPTTGRKSRFGAIGPYLALLAAILFFSGLFFKVDGLKWLGAFDFTTLGGSFGTIKDATSTFIGVGGVSAKAGFLFALSLVPTVMLALGILEIFTHYGAIRAAHRLLTPLLRPILGIPGRTGLALITDLQSTDAGAALTKELHDRGEITKKDVVIMGAWQYSGAGLINNYFSIGSALFASMTAPVVIPLVLMLVLKFVGAALVRIILNSVYRKDFNHEQ, from the coding sequence ATGTCAGAGGAAGTGACTCTGCCAACTACCGGCAGGAAAAGCAGGTTTGGGGCGATAGGGCCCTACCTTGCACTGCTTGCCGCTATTCTGTTTTTTTCAGGGCTATTTTTTAAAGTCGACGGCCTGAAATGGCTCGGCGCGTTCGACTTCACCACCCTTGGCGGCAGCTTCGGCACCATCAAGGATGCCACCAGCACCTTCATCGGCGTCGGCGGCGTCAGCGCCAAAGCCGGCTTCCTGTTTGCCTTGTCGCTGGTGCCGACCGTGATGCTGGCGCTCGGCATATTGGAAATCTTTACCCACTATGGCGCCATTCGCGCAGCGCATCGGCTGCTGACGCCACTGCTGCGCCCGATTCTCGGTATTCCCGGCCGCACCGGCCTGGCGCTGATTACCGACCTGCAAAGCACCGATGCCGGCGCGGCGCTCACCAAAGAGCTGCACGATCGTGGTGAAATCACCAAAAAAGACGTGGTCATCATGGGCGCCTGGCAATACTCCGGCGCGGGTCTGATCAACAACTATTTTTCCATCGGCTCTGCGCTGTTCGCTTCTATGACTGCGCCGGTGGTCATCCCGCTGGTACTGATGCTGGTACTGAAATTCGTCGGCGCCGCGCTGGTGCGCATAATACTGAACAGCGTATATCGGAAGGATTTTAACCATGAGCAGTAA
- a CDS encoding YjiG family protein — translation MSSNSQTNVSNNPFDIFVVGARKGFNIAINNLLPNVLMAYVIAEILNLLGVMTLLGKVFAPIMGLFGLPGEAITVLLTSWLSASAGTGVAVSLLSKGVLDGHAITILAPAIFLMGSQLQYMGRLLGVADVPKKYWPLLMLTSLFNAVIAMLIMRLFA, via the coding sequence ATGAGCAGTAATAGCCAGACCAACGTCTCCAACAACCCGTTCGACATTTTCGTCGTCGGCGCCCGCAAAGGCTTCAACATCGCCATCAACAATCTGTTGCCCAACGTCCTGATGGCTTACGTGATTGCTGAAATCCTCAATCTGTTGGGCGTGATGACGCTGCTGGGCAAGGTGTTCGCACCGATCATGGGGCTGTTCGGCCTGCCGGGCGAAGCCATCACCGTGCTGCTGACGTCCTGGCTTTCCGCTTCCGCCGGTACCGGCGTGGCGGTCAGCCTGCTGTCCAAAGGGGTTCTGGATGGTCACGCCATTACCATTCTGGCGCCCGCCATCTTTCTGATGGGCTCACAGTTGCAGTATATGGGTCGCCTGCTGGGCGTCGCCGACGTACCGAAAAAATACTGGCCGTTGCTGATGCTGACCAGCCTGTTCAATGCCGTGATCGCCATGCTGATCATGCGTCTGTTCGCCTGA